The following are encoded in a window of Brevibacillus ruminantium genomic DNA:
- a CDS encoding DUF3383 family protein: protein MAQSLDEIVKVNVIVSPMAQSAGTFDIGLIVGKSKVIPDSERVRIYSSLTDMKAGGWKESDPEYAAATLYYSQTPTPSKIVIGRWDEGETSSEAVAACRAANGDWYACYVTNATKDDIEVTAAAVEAMEPASVFFYTTSDEDVKTGATGNIMETLKNKGYKRSFGQYSTTPHAAAAAMGYAMGANTGGANSAYTMAYKTLVGVAPEPLSTTEVQKILELNGNVYTNYGSKFKLLVQGKVASGVHFDEVLNLDMLQAEIQIGAVNALVMAQKIPQAEDGLSLLMSAIAEQCQKSVTRGAIAPGVWKGPPILTLQRGDTLSKGYLVLAGRIEDQTQEERDARLAPPIYVPVKMAGAIEHVVINVTVNR, encoded by the coding sequence TTGGCACAATCTCTTGATGAAATTGTCAAGGTTAATGTCATAGTGTCACCCATGGCACAAAGTGCTGGGACATTCGACATTGGTCTAATCGTTGGGAAATCGAAAGTGATCCCGGATTCAGAACGTGTAAGAATTTATTCAAGTCTCACCGACATGAAGGCGGGGGGCTGGAAAGAATCTGACCCCGAATATGCAGCAGCCACACTTTACTACAGCCAGACTCCTACGCCTTCAAAAATTGTAATTGGTAGATGGGATGAAGGAGAGACGTCCTCGGAAGCAGTTGCAGCTTGTCGTGCTGCTAATGGCGATTGGTACGCCTGCTATGTGACAAACGCTACGAAAGACGATATCGAGGTGACTGCTGCGGCAGTTGAAGCGATGGAACCAGCGTCTGTGTTCTTCTATACAACAAGCGACGAGGACGTGAAAACAGGCGCTACTGGTAACATCATGGAAACGTTGAAAAACAAGGGGTACAAACGGAGCTTTGGTCAATACAGCACGACTCCGCACGCTGCTGCAGCCGCGATGGGATATGCGATGGGGGCTAACACCGGGGGTGCAAATTCGGCGTATACCATGGCTTATAAAACCTTGGTTGGTGTCGCACCTGAGCCTCTTTCAACAACCGAAGTACAAAAAATCCTCGAACTCAATGGCAATGTTTACACAAATTATGGATCCAAGTTCAAACTGCTTGTACAAGGGAAGGTAGCGAGCGGAGTGCATTTCGACGAGGTGCTGAACCTTGACATGCTCCAAGCAGAGATCCAGATCGGCGCAGTCAATGCCCTCGTTATGGCGCAGAAAATCCCGCAAGCAGAGGATGGTTTGTCCTTACTGATGAGTGCAATTGCGGAACAGTGTCAGAAATCTGTTACACGGGGCGCGATTGCTCCGGGCGTGTGGAAAGGTCCTCCAATTTTAACGTTGCAAAGAGGAGATACGTTGTCCAAAGGATACCTTGTCCTCGCAGGAAGAATTGAGGACCAGACACAAGAGGAACGAGATGCCCGACTTGCACCGCCCATTTACGTACCAGTGAAAATGGCTGGCGCAATCGAACATGTCGTTATTAACGTAACGGTAAATCGCTAG
- a CDS encoding phage neck terminator protein: MADSALQMSEIEDIFWECTVKNLGLDPAAKATQKRIRIGYPAEGAPAWKRTENVGFILVSFENDPYAQPVEISYNRDNETVADRIASYTRFIQVSWTFYGPSSYDDADKVRAGLFLNPLLFAPMYLVTDAPTPYRLPELFEGQWWERSTLVARFNEKVTRSTKVNYIESAEVQVIPNR, translated from the coding sequence ATGGCAGATTCAGCGCTGCAGATGTCTGAGATAGAAGATATTTTTTGGGAATGTACTGTAAAGAATCTTGGCCTTGACCCAGCGGCTAAAGCAACACAAAAACGAATACGCATCGGATACCCGGCAGAAGGCGCTCCAGCTTGGAAGCGAACTGAGAATGTCGGGTTTATTCTTGTCTCCTTTGAAAACGACCCATACGCACAGCCGGTTGAGATCAGCTACAACAGGGACAACGAAACGGTAGCGGATCGGATAGCCAGCTATACCCGGTTCATTCAAGTTTCATGGACTTTCTATGGCCCCAGTAGCTACGACGATGCTGACAAAGTGAGGGCGGGATTGTTTTTGAATCCTTTGCTATTCGCGCCGATGTATCTTGTCACAGACGCCCCTACTCCGTACCGGCTACCGGAGCTTTTCGAGGGGCAATGGTGGGAAAGGAGCACATTGGTGGCTCGTTTCAATGAGAAAGTAACCCGATCCACCAAAGTCAACTACATCGAATCGGCCGAAGTACAGGTCATCCCAAATAGATAA
- a CDS encoding DUF4054 domain-containing protein: protein MSIANNINTSVSDIIGIASNIRTGSNPPFTFEDFIAVYPQFGPDDTGKTVIAQPIVQMYIDLANACILQARWHSYWKVAMGWFVAHFCTLYLQGTADPNSGAAGVLKAGQTRGLATSKSVGDVSVSIDYSLIAQDLDGWAAWKLTIYGQQLATIGRLVGKGGMYVY, encoded by the coding sequence ATGTCTATCGCAAACAACATAAATACGAGTGTTTCGGATATCATCGGGATTGCTTCCAACATTAGGACCGGGAGCAATCCACCTTTTACGTTTGAGGATTTTATTGCTGTATACCCTCAATTCGGCCCAGACGACACGGGGAAGACTGTAATCGCTCAGCCGATCGTGCAAATGTATATTGACCTGGCAAATGCCTGCATCTTGCAGGCTCGGTGGCATTCCTACTGGAAAGTCGCTATGGGCTGGTTCGTGGCCCATTTCTGCACGCTGTATCTCCAAGGCACTGCCGATCCAAACAGCGGCGCCGCTGGAGTCCTCAAGGCTGGACAAACTCGCGGACTGGCAACCTCAAAATCAGTCGGTGACGTATCGGTAAGCATTGATTACTCCCTGATTGCGCAGGACTTGGACGGATGGGCCGCTTGGAAGCTAACGATCTACGGCCAGCAGCTGGCGACGATTGGCCGGCTGGTCGGAAAAGGCGGCATGTATGTTTACTGA
- a CDS encoding DUF2184 domain-containing protein, translating to MNLAANQSQRVFEVPGLGSGRMMNDSAIGNGMAFLNAELEKRDPRLHEPLQSVTWTRDIVAKTGGGWVEYSSNYFVDYATTGGNEGGIIGGETNNIPIMQANLNKDVWKVFTWSNILKVPFVDQAKLQNIGRSLDDILDKGIRLNYNKSIDNLVYNGLPVMDVYGLVNNPDIVTSAAPNGASGSSTWQSKTPDEILDDVNSLITETWAASEYDLTGMANHILLPPVQYTYLVNRKVSDAGNISILKYLEENNIARNQGIDLVIAPSRWCTAAGTGGKDRMVAYVNEEDRINFDLPVPLSRVMTQPQVTEMSYMTAYAAQLGQVKVLYDTCIRYMDGI from the coding sequence ATGAATTTGGCAGCCAATCAATCTCAACGAGTGTTTGAAGTGCCAGGGCTTGGCAGCGGAAGAATGATGAATGACTCTGCTATTGGTAATGGTATGGCATTTTTGAATGCTGAATTGGAAAAACGTGATCCTCGCTTGCATGAACCGTTGCAAAGCGTAACATGGACACGCGATATCGTAGCAAAAACTGGGGGCGGATGGGTGGAATATTCGTCCAACTACTTTGTAGATTACGCCACTACCGGCGGCAATGAAGGTGGCATTATTGGTGGCGAAACCAATAACATTCCAATCATGCAGGCCAATCTGAACAAGGATGTATGGAAGGTCTTCACATGGTCTAACATCCTGAAAGTGCCTTTCGTTGACCAAGCCAAACTCCAAAATATCGGGCGTAGTTTGGATGATATCCTGGATAAAGGCATTCGTTTGAATTACAACAAGTCAATTGACAACTTGGTCTATAACGGACTCCCAGTGATGGATGTGTATGGCCTTGTAAACAACCCTGATATCGTTACATCGGCGGCACCAAATGGCGCTTCTGGGTCCTCTACATGGCAATCGAAAACGCCAGATGAGATCTTAGATGACGTAAACTCTTTGATTACTGAAACTTGGGCCGCCTCAGAATACGACTTAACAGGTATGGCAAACCATATTCTGCTTCCACCGGTTCAATATACTTATCTTGTTAATCGCAAAGTAAGTGACGCCGGAAATATTTCTATTTTGAAATACCTTGAGGAAAACAACATCGCTCGCAACCAAGGCATTGACCTGGTTATTGCTCCTTCTCGCTGGTGCACGGCAGCGGGAACCGGTGGCAAAGATCGCATGGTTGCCTATGTGAACGAAGAAGATCGCATCAACTTCGATCTGCCAGTTCCTCTGAGCCGCGTAATGACTCAGCCACAAGTTACTGAAATGTCTTATATGACCGCATATGCTGCTCAATTGGGCCAAGTCAAAGTGCTGTACGATACTTGCATCCGCTATATGGATGGAATTTAA
- a CDS encoding structural cement protein Gp24 encodes MPGKVIGKSLNLGYPGNISRSADAIIDNRVVKPTDTDNIKFGDPVVLNDDNTYSKFGADGTAATFGGIAVREVKQSTDYFSAQGFYAPGQPCDVATRGSLTVVCNVGTPKAGGSVYVRIATNAGIPDGVIGGFEAAADGANTVEIPNLKWTTGRLDANKVAEVTILTRVNP; translated from the coding sequence ATGCCAGGAAAAGTAATCGGTAAATCTCTGAATCTGGGTTATCCCGGGAATATCTCTCGTAGTGCTGATGCCATAATCGACAATCGGGTTGTAAAGCCTACGGATACAGATAACATCAAGTTCGGGGACCCTGTTGTTCTCAATGACGACAACACCTATTCCAAATTTGGAGCAGACGGCACAGCCGCTACATTCGGAGGTATCGCAGTTCGTGAGGTAAAACAATCGACGGACTATTTCTCTGCTCAAGGCTTCTATGCTCCAGGTCAACCTTGTGACGTCGCAACTCGCGGCAGCTTGACAGTTGTCTGCAATGTCGGTACTCCAAAGGCCGGTGGATCTGTTTATGTTCGTATCGCCACAAACGCTGGCATCCCTGACGGCGTGATTGGCGGCTTTGAAGCAGCAGCAGACGGTGCAAACACAGTTGAAATTCCGAATCTGAAATGGACAACCGGAAGACTGGATGCGAACAAAGTGGCAGAAGTCACTATTCTGACTCGGGTGAATCCGTAA
- a CDS encoding DUF2213 domain-containing protein: MRTIRRAYYGSRFSKNMTATPEGFLICHNVPIARAGWYEYLGEEIGADDQRGKIVKVYRSPEDVFSPAAIASFEGKILTDEHPVEAVTPGNATRYSKGVVQNVRQGSGENSDLLLADLVVHDETLINEIQDGKREVSCGYECTYEPMNDGTYQQKDIRGNHVAVVKSGRAGDRVAIRDSKEERSMKKKITLPRKAQSRVTDLLAAIGLKQFAQDAEPEEIKDAVDALTEEKISQDEDEEKHEQKDENPAIQALAAQVQELKEMFAQLAKKEQEDEKPEDAIDQLISELEKKDIAEDEEEEAHTIPVESMMDEEGPVAPAEERPQSALDNAYKIAALKEIKPIIAAIPDPKQRKQATDAAIAAIRKGTGKNTYAAIQRGQRTVANDKKNAADSKQQDLSQLGKEWAKKFNPHYKDRA, from the coding sequence GTGAGAACAATTAGAAGAGCATATTACGGTTCGCGTTTCAGCAAGAATATGACGGCCACACCAGAAGGATTTTTGATCTGTCACAACGTTCCAATCGCTCGCGCCGGTTGGTATGAGTACCTCGGTGAGGAAATCGGAGCCGATGATCAGCGAGGGAAAATTGTAAAAGTGTATCGCAGTCCTGAGGATGTGTTCAGTCCTGCTGCCATTGCCAGCTTTGAGGGGAAGATCCTGACCGACGAACATCCCGTGGAGGCGGTTACGCCCGGTAATGCAACCAGATACTCCAAAGGGGTTGTGCAAAACGTTCGGCAGGGGTCCGGGGAAAACAGTGACCTGCTGCTGGCCGACTTGGTGGTTCATGACGAGACGTTAATCAATGAGATCCAGGACGGAAAACGAGAAGTTTCATGCGGATACGAATGCACCTACGAACCCATGAATGACGGTACGTATCAACAAAAGGATATTCGCGGCAATCACGTTGCCGTAGTGAAAAGTGGCAGGGCGGGTGACCGCGTTGCAATAAGAGATTCCAAGGAGGAAAGAAGCATGAAGAAAAAAATTACATTGCCGCGTAAAGCGCAATCTCGTGTCACTGACCTATTGGCCGCAATCGGCCTGAAGCAATTTGCTCAGGATGCTGAGCCGGAAGAAATCAAAGATGCAGTCGATGCCCTAACTGAAGAAAAAATTTCACAAGATGAAGACGAAGAAAAGCACGAGCAAAAGGATGAAAACCCCGCTATTCAAGCTCTGGCAGCACAGGTACAAGAGCTTAAAGAAATGTTTGCTCAACTTGCGAAAAAAGAGCAAGAGGACGAAAAACCGGAAGACGCTATCGACCAATTGATCAGCGAACTGGAGAAAAAAGACATCGCGGAAGATGAAGAGGAAGAAGCTCACACAATTCCAGTTGAATCCATGATGGACGAAGAGGGTCCTGTTGCCCCTGCTGAAGAGCGTCCACAGAGCGCTTTGGACAATGCATACAAAATCGCGGCATTGAAAGAAATCAAGCCGATTATCGCGGCTATCCCTGATCCGAAACAACGAAAGCAGGCGACGGATGCAGCTATTGCAGCGATTAGAAAAGGAACGGGTAAGAATACCTATGCTGCCATTCAACGAGGCCAACGCACGGTAGCAAACGACAAGAAGAATGCCGCTGATAGCAAACAACAAGACCTTTCCCAACTTGGTAAAGAATGGGCTAAAAAGTTCAATCCTCACTACAAAGATCGCGCCTAA
- a CDS encoding phage head morphogenesis protein gives MDGLEDASEILSRIRDYAYNSDFVAYAEAQAMKMVTHLFSDAGRTWRQAAKHNSRGRLIYQALQKEMRGPIGASVRQQVERNAAVIKSLPLDVAKQVNKHVMREVMKGTRSSEIAEQIKAYFPEASKAKANLIARTEVSKTSTALTQARSEFVGADWYVWRTSEDSRVRSSHKIMDGVLVKWNAPPSPEKLDGQNRTFGNYNAGEIFNCRCYPEPVIDLNLVRWPAKIYYNGSIQRMTRKQFERIM, from the coding sequence TTGGACGGTTTGGAAGACGCCTCGGAAATTCTTAGTCGAATCAGGGATTATGCCTACAACTCGGATTTCGTGGCATATGCCGAAGCGCAAGCCATGAAAATGGTTACTCACCTGTTTAGTGATGCGGGAAGAACATGGAGGCAAGCAGCAAAACATAACAGCAGGGGGCGACTCATCTACCAGGCTTTGCAAAAAGAAATGCGCGGGCCGATTGGCGCGTCTGTCCGGCAGCAAGTAGAGCGTAATGCTGCTGTCATCAAATCTCTACCTCTCGATGTGGCAAAGCAGGTTAACAAGCATGTTATGCGTGAGGTCATGAAGGGAACCAGGTCAAGTGAGATTGCCGAACAAATCAAGGCATACTTTCCTGAGGCGTCAAAAGCGAAGGCGAACCTGATCGCCCGTACCGAAGTGAGTAAGACGTCTACGGCTCTCACACAGGCCCGCAGCGAGTTTGTTGGGGCTGATTGGTACGTCTGGCGCACAAGCGAGGATTCAAGGGTGCGTAGCTCGCACAAGATCATGGATGGCGTACTAGTGAAATGGAATGCTCCCCCGTCTCCTGAAAAACTTGATGGGCAGAATCGCACATTCGGCAACTACAACGCAGGTGAAATCTTTAACTGCAGATGCTATCCCGAGCCTGTGATTGATCTGAACCTGGTAAGATGGCCCGCGAAGATTTACTACAACGGAAGTATTCAGCGTATGACGAGGAAGCAATTTGAAAGGATTATGTAG
- a CDS encoding phage portal protein: protein MSRRKRNAVKDARMPPKSPVPKTPKGLTTDAFQNVLARLGAGTPNLMEGTNYNLTRLTQNYQLMNTLYREHWIVRKIIDTIPEDMTRNWITITTQLPPDEIRKLDKVWRVRRIRQKILQGLKWGRLYGGAAGLIMIEGHEDILHEPLDYDTIMPGSLKGLMIVDRWSGIYPNPELVEDLDDPEFGLPQSYQLTLEDGQVANVHHSRIIRFMGRELPYWEKLAEVYWGASEVEVVFDELKKRDNTSWNIAQLIFLANLRVLKMSDFGELLAVGDERSQKDLYNTLTMQNWLMSNMGMYILNKEDDFATHQYSFAGLNDIYESFMLDIAGACQIPVTKLFGRSPAGLNATGENDMQNYYEIVQQGQESILGPILDKLLPIMCMSEFGAIPDDLDYAFNPIRTPDDKEVAELADKKTKSIIETYNAGLISQKIAMKELKQMSETVGMFSNITDNDIEQADDTFHQGELGFGGDLDYGGFMGTETPDRAGIPQSDSNSFEKFRRILGRFGRRLGNS, encoded by the coding sequence TTGAGCAGACGCAAAAGAAACGCCGTAAAAGACGCTAGGATGCCTCCTAAGAGTCCGGTGCCTAAGACACCTAAAGGATTGACCACAGACGCTTTTCAAAACGTTCTGGCGAGGTTGGGGGCAGGCACACCGAACCTGATGGAAGGCACCAACTACAATTTGACCAGGCTGACGCAAAACTATCAGCTTATGAATACCTTGTACCGCGAGCATTGGATCGTCAGAAAGATCATCGACACTATCCCGGAAGACATGACCCGCAACTGGATAACCATAACGACACAGCTTCCTCCTGACGAAATCCGAAAGCTGGACAAGGTATGGCGCGTCAGAAGGATTCGACAAAAGATCCTCCAAGGGTTGAAATGGGGCCGGTTATACGGCGGCGCAGCTGGTCTTATCATGATCGAAGGGCACGAAGACATCCTACATGAGCCTTTAGACTACGACACAATCATGCCGGGTTCTCTGAAGGGTTTGATGATCGTAGATCGATGGTCAGGCATCTATCCCAATCCCGAGCTTGTCGAGGACCTAGACGACCCTGAATTCGGCTTGCCACAGTCGTACCAACTGACATTAGAAGATGGGCAGGTCGCAAACGTTCACCACAGCCGAATTATTCGATTCATGGGCCGTGAGCTTCCTTATTGGGAGAAGCTTGCAGAGGTGTATTGGGGCGCGTCTGAGGTTGAAGTGGTCTTTGATGAACTGAAGAAACGCGACAATACGAGCTGGAATATAGCCCAGCTTATTTTTCTTGCCAACTTGCGCGTTCTCAAAATGAGCGATTTTGGCGAGCTATTAGCTGTCGGGGATGAACGCTCTCAAAAGGATTTGTACAACACTTTAACAATGCAAAACTGGCTGATGTCTAACATGGGAATGTATATCCTCAACAAAGAGGACGACTTCGCAACACACCAGTATTCATTCGCCGGTCTTAATGATATTTACGAAAGTTTCATGCTCGATATTGCTGGGGCATGCCAGATTCCGGTTACAAAGCTGTTTGGACGCTCTCCAGCCGGTCTAAACGCAACTGGAGAGAATGACATGCAGAACTATTACGAGATCGTTCAGCAGGGGCAAGAGTCCATCCTTGGACCAATCCTTGATAAACTGCTACCGATCATGTGTATGAGCGAATTTGGAGCAATCCCGGATGACCTGGATTATGCCTTTAATCCGATCCGGACGCCAGATGACAAGGAAGTGGCTGAACTAGCCGACAAGAAAACAAAATCAATCATCGAGACGTACAACGCCGGACTCATCAGCCAAAAGATTGCCATGAAAGAGCTGAAGCAAATGTCCGAAACAGTCGGCATGTTTAGCAACATCACAGATAACGACATCGAGCAGGCTGACGATACTTTCCATCAGGGAGAGCTTGGGTTTGGTGGTGATTTAGACTATGGCGGATTTATGGGCACCGAAACGCCGGATCGAGCAGGCATACCGCAGAGCGATTCAAACAGCTTTGAGAAGTTTAGGCGAATCCTTGGACGGTTTGGAAGACGCCTCGGAAATTCTTAG
- a CDS encoding PBSX family phage terminase large subunit has translation MRKKNQESFKWRPFSKKQLKVLTWWRPDSPVKDRDAIICDGSVRAGKTIVMSFSFVAWAMDTFSGENLGMAGKTIGALRRNVLQPLKRILKGRGYKVKDHRADNYLTITYKGKTNYFYLFGGKDESSQDLIQGITLAGMFFDEVALMPKSFVDQATARCSVEGAKYWFNCNPAGPYHWFKLEWLDKLEEKNAVHIHFTMDDNLSLSPKTKERYKRMYSGVFYKRFILGLWVLAQGIIYDMWDDDENTFDDDDLPQGFKYRARRHIAVDYGTQNAMVFLDIWDDGDTCWILNEYYYDGRDKGIQKEDSQYADDFEEFVGTEFLPAFTIIDPSAASFKAALRNRGYRIKDADNDVEDGIRMTQTMILKRKIRVHKHNCPNFLKERASYIWDEKASGKGIEKPIKQNDHCMDGTRYFVKTVITPRRLASAS, from the coding sequence ATGAGAAAGAAAAATCAGGAATCATTTAAATGGAGACCTTTTTCAAAGAAACAACTGAAGGTTTTGACGTGGTGGCGCCCCGACTCTCCTGTAAAGGATAGGGACGCCATTATTTGTGATGGGTCCGTTCGTGCTGGGAAGACGATTGTTATGTCTTTCTCATTTGTTGCTTGGGCCATGGACACATTCAGCGGCGAGAACTTGGGGATGGCTGGGAAGACAATCGGCGCGTTACGAAGGAACGTCCTGCAACCTCTAAAGCGTATCTTGAAAGGCAGAGGTTACAAGGTCAAGGACCACAGGGCAGACAATTACCTGACGATCACCTATAAAGGTAAAACGAATTACTTTTACCTGTTTGGCGGGAAGGATGAAAGCTCGCAGGATCTGATCCAGGGGATAACGCTGGCCGGCATGTTCTTCGACGAGGTGGCACTGATGCCGAAGTCTTTCGTAGACCAAGCTACGGCGCGGTGTTCGGTAGAAGGAGCAAAATACTGGTTCAACTGTAATCCGGCAGGCCCTTACCACTGGTTCAAACTTGAATGGTTGGACAAACTCGAGGAGAAAAACGCGGTTCATATCCATTTCACGATGGATGACAACCTTTCGCTCTCGCCCAAAACAAAAGAGCGATATAAACGGATGTACTCGGGGGTTTTCTACAAGCGCTTTATTCTTGGACTTTGGGTGCTTGCACAAGGCATCATTTACGACATGTGGGATGATGACGAAAATACCTTCGATGATGACGATTTACCACAAGGCTTTAAATATCGTGCAAGAAGACACATTGCCGTTGACTACGGGACGCAAAACGCCATGGTATTCCTGGACATATGGGATGATGGCGATACATGTTGGATTCTCAACGAATACTATTATGATGGCCGTGACAAAGGCATTCAAAAAGAGGATTCCCAATATGCAGATGACTTTGAGGAGTTTGTCGGTACAGAATTCTTGCCAGCCTTTACAATCATCGACCCATCGGCGGCGAGCTTTAAGGCTGCGCTTCGGAATCGGGGTTACCGTATTAAGGATGCCGACAACGATGTTGAGGATGGCATTCGCATGACACAGACCATGATCCTGAAACGGAAAATACGTGTTCATAAACATAATTGTCCCAATTTCCTCAAGGAAAGGGCGAGTTACATTTGGGATGAGAAGGCATCAGGAAAAGGGATCGAAAAACCAATCAAGCAAAACGATCACTGCATGGATGGTACGAGATATTTCGTGAAAACGGTCATTACTCCACGGAGATTAGCTTCTGCAAGCTAG
- a CDS encoding terminase small subunit: protein MARARDPNRDKAFEIWKQSNGEIKLKDIADQLGISEGTVRGWKNKDKWDEQLNGTFQSKERNGTKKGTERSNRATERKKPPPAVEVEADDLTDKQRIFVIEYLRDFNITRAAMAAGYSKKTAHVVGWETLRNPKVQAEIQRHKEQRTKELGLDVQRVIAEYMKIAFADITDLLEFGQKDEPLYDNEGNPAIDPTTGEPMTYKRNYVSFKNSDEIDGTVVGEVRQGKDGVSIKLHDKMKALEKLEKYVDFMTEEQRLKLEKARLEVAHLRGDEGEQEDDGFLEALDGKTEEIWDDEDE, encoded by the coding sequence ATGGCAAGAGCAAGGGATCCGAACCGAGACAAAGCATTCGAGATATGGAAACAGTCCAATGGAGAGATAAAGCTAAAGGATATAGCCGATCAGCTCGGCATATCTGAAGGCACTGTCCGGGGATGGAAGAACAAAGACAAGTGGGACGAGCAATTGAACGGAACGTTCCAATCAAAGGAACGGAACGGAACGAAAAAAGGAACGGAGCGCTCCAATAGAGCAACAGAACGAAAGAAGCCTCCTCCAGCCGTGGAAGTCGAAGCAGACGACCTGACTGATAAACAGCGGATTTTTGTGATTGAGTATTTACGAGACTTCAACATTACACGGGCAGCAATGGCTGCAGGGTATAGCAAGAAGACCGCTCATGTTGTTGGGTGGGAAACCCTGAGGAATCCTAAAGTTCAAGCTGAAATCCAGCGCCATAAGGAACAGCGTACTAAAGAGTTGGGGCTAGATGTGCAGCGAGTCATTGCGGAATACATGAAGATAGCTTTCGCGGATATCACAGACCTTCTTGAGTTTGGTCAAAAGGACGAGCCATTGTATGACAACGAAGGCAATCCAGCCATCGATCCTACAACTGGCGAGCCAATGACATACAAACGTAACTACGTTTCGTTCAAGAACAGCGATGAGATTGACGGAACGGTTGTAGGAGAAGTCAGGCAAGGTAAAGATGGCGTGTCGATCAAGCTCCACGACAAAATGAAGGCGCTGGAAAAACTGGAAAAGTACGTTGACTTCATGACTGAAGAACAGCGCCTGAAGCTTGAGAAGGCCAGACTTGAAGTTGCACATCTACGAGGCGATGAGGGTGAACAGGAGGACGACGGTTTCCTGGAAGCTCTTGATGGTAAAACAGAAGAGATTTGGGACGACGAAGATGAGTGA
- a CDS encoding sigma-70 RNA polymerase sigma factor region 4 domain-containing protein, giving the protein MSALAEFQSTYNELIMEIDILETRITDLEKERRFLVANMHANAPKLPGAVDYSKDRVQSNFVPFALDRIIERMNKIDETLGQLRDQLKAKQETMDRLDRILAQMDDLEYKVAFMRDKLHMRLQEIADKLGYSYDHIKRISSRIRKMPPKCHRQKDIRGIN; this is encoded by the coding sequence ATGAGCGCATTGGCGGAGTTCCAATCCACCTATAACGAGTTGATCATGGAAATAGACATCCTAGAGACACGAATTACGGATTTGGAAAAGGAGCGAAGGTTTCTAGTTGCCAACATGCATGCCAATGCACCAAAGTTACCCGGGGCGGTCGATTACTCCAAAGATAGGGTGCAATCCAACTTTGTCCCGTTTGCTCTGGATCGGATTATAGAGCGAATGAACAAGATTGACGAAACATTGGGACAACTACGAGATCAGCTAAAGGCAAAGCAAGAAACGATGGATAGGTTGGATCGGATACTTGCTCAAATGGATGATCTGGAGTACAAGGTAGCTTTCATGCGGGACAAGCTTCATATGCGTCTTCAGGAGATTGCCGATAAATTGGGTTACAGTTACGACCATATCAAACGAATTTCGAGCAGGATACGAAAGATGCCACCCAAATGCCACCGACAAAAAGATATTCGTGGTATAAACTAG
- a CDS encoding UBA domain-containing protein, translated as MVAEWSDKISAFWYGGIDVKNGQSVELIAWKGSHHIMVYPVHEHPQPPSKFLQYHKRIETLEDFQDAIDNNKEYMATYLLLERI; from the coding sequence GTGGTAGCTGAGTGGAGCGACAAGATATCAGCGTTTTGGTACGGCGGGATAGATGTAAAGAATGGACAATCAGTGGAACTAATTGCATGGAAAGGGTCTCATCACATCATGGTTTACCCAGTCCACGAACACCCTCAACCGCCTTCGAAATTCTTGCAATATCACAAACGAATCGAAACCTTGGAAGACTTCCAGGATGCGATCGATAACAACAAGGAGTATATGGCTACTTACTTGTTGCTGGAACGCATTTAA
- a CDS encoding YopX family protein, whose translation MQAGREIKFQVWDQDTRKMWTWEDIIEAESAMFITLLEFLQQDQFIKRQFTGLRDKNGKEIYEGDIALIYGDRCVIEYDSKSASYVARTKIDSYWALDEETFKLGVEVIGNIYENPDLLEVGK comes from the coding sequence ATGCAAGCAGGACGTGAGATCAAGTTTCAAGTCTGGGACCAGGATACCAGGAAGATGTGGACGTGGGAAGACATCATTGAAGCTGAGTCAGCAATGTTCATCACGCTACTGGAGTTCCTGCAACAGGATCAGTTTATCAAGCGGCAATTCACCGGCCTCCGCGATAAGAACGGCAAGGAGATTTATGAGGGGGACATTGCCCTCATCTATGGTGACAGGTGCGTAATTGAGTATGACTCAAAGTCAGCTTCCTATGTTGCAAGAACCAAAATAGACAGTTACTGGGCTCTGGACGAGGAGACTTTCAAACTGGGTGTAGAGGTAATCGGAAACATCTACGAAAATCCCGATCTGCTGGAGGTGGGCAAGTAA